The Anabaena sp. WA102 genome contains a region encoding:
- a CDS encoding TVP38/TMEM64 family protein, translated as MVMTFLPEIDLALVQESISVSSLSFLSFLPNTLQWINSLGALGGIVFIGIYIIATLAFLPAAILTLGAGVLFGVIWGSLYVFIGATLGAVAAFLVGRYLAQSWVKEKISSYKKFAIIDKAVSKEGLKIVLLVRLSPLFPFNLLNYAFGITSVSFQDYLIGSVGMIPGTIMYVYFGYLAGDLALISTHNQPVNIILSWVIKIIGLIATIAVTIYVTKIAKKALDEEI; from the coding sequence ATGGTTATGACATTTTTACCAGAAATAGATTTAGCTTTAGTACAGGAATCTATTAGTGTATCTTCTCTCAGTTTCCTGTCATTTTTACCAAATACTTTACAATGGATTAATAGTCTTGGTGCTTTGGGGGGAATAGTATTTATTGGTATCTACATTATTGCTACTTTGGCTTTTTTACCAGCCGCAATTCTCACTTTAGGTGCTGGAGTCCTTTTTGGGGTAATTTGGGGTTCTTTATATGTGTTTATTGGGGCTACATTAGGTGCAGTAGCCGCATTTTTAGTAGGACGTTATTTAGCTCAAAGTTGGGTAAAAGAGAAAATATCTAGTTATAAAAAATTTGCCATCATTGATAAAGCCGTTAGTAAAGAAGGATTAAAAATAGTCCTATTAGTTCGACTTTCTCCCCTTTTTCCCTTCAACTTATTAAACTATGCTTTCGGAATTACTAGTGTTTCTTTTCAAGACTATTTAATTGGTTCAGTGGGGATGATTCCTGGAACAATTATGTATGTGTATTTTGGTTATTTAGCAGGAGATTTAGCCTTAATTAGCACTCATAATCAACCTGTGAATATCATCTTGTCCTGGGTAATTAAAATCATTGGGTTAATAGCGACAATTGCTGTGACAATCTATGTTACTAAAATAGCTAAGAAAGCTTTAGACGAAGAAATTTGA
- a CDS encoding DUF6737 family protein: MSEQQTISPWKYKPWWCQPWSIILTAVTLIGGSWLIFKILWVTILVAIPLLIWMGFFLLIWPQMMIRSGVLEDV; the protein is encoded by the coding sequence ATGTCTGAACAACAAACAATTAGTCCTTGGAAATATAAACCTTGGTGGTGTCAGCCTTGGTCAATTATCCTCACTGCTGTCACATTAATTGGCGGTAGTTGGTTAATATTTAAAATTCTTTGGGTGACAATTTTAGTAGCTATTCCATTATTAATTTGGATGGGATTTTTTCTGTTAATTTGGCCACAAATGATGATTCGTAGTGGAGTCTTAGAGGATGTTTGA
- the recR gene encoding recombination mediator RecR, protein MTVYARPLARLIEQLQRLPGVGPKSAQRLALHILKRPEAEVEALAQALIDAKKQIGLCKVCFHLSSDPICEICRHPQRDNTIICVVADSRDVIALEKTREFKGKYHVLGGVISPMDGIGPEQLNIQPLVRRVSEQKPQEVILAISPSIEGETTTLYIGQLLKPFTKVTRIAFGLPVGGDLEYADELTLARALEGRRELD, encoded by the coding sequence ATTACGGTTTACGCACGTCCCCTAGCCAGATTAATCGAACAATTGCAACGGCTACCCGGAGTTGGTCCAAAAAGCGCCCAACGTTTAGCTTTGCACATCTTAAAAAGACCAGAAGCAGAAGTAGAAGCCTTAGCTCAAGCACTTATTGACGCAAAAAAACAGATCGGTTTGTGTAAAGTTTGTTTTCACCTTTCATCAGATCCAATCTGTGAAATTTGTCGTCATCCTCAGCGAGATAATACAATTATTTGCGTAGTTGCAGATTCTCGTGATGTGATTGCATTGGAAAAAACCCGTGAATTTAAAGGTAAATATCATGTTTTAGGTGGCGTAATTTCCCCTATGGATGGTATTGGACCAGAACAGTTAAATATTCAGCCTTTAGTCAGACGGGTAAGCGAACAAAAACCCCAAGAGGTGATTTTAGCTATTAGTCCTAGCATCGAAGGAGAAACCACAACATTATACATAGGTCAATTACTAAAACCATTTACAAAAGTCACCCGCATTGCTTTTGGTTTACCTGTAGGTGGTGATTTAGAATATGCTGATGAACTTACCTTAGCTAGAGCATTAGAAGGACGGAGAGAGCTAGATTAA
- a CDS encoding tetratricopeptide repeat protein, which produces MFFTNSLENQLQGWNNTINTQPNNVNAYVRRGMINFKLGKITESIQDFDHAEKLDFQITPYLWQRGLSYYYAERFAEGAKQFEKDLTVNAQDVEETVWRYLCIARLSGVTEARNSLLPVKNDPRKIMKSVYDLFAGNCTTDDVLNVGKLAGLKGKFYSHLYLGLYYEAENNLELAQEYIVKAADEYKLDDYMWYLAVVHKQLREWD; this is translated from the coding sequence ATGTTTTTTACCAACTCCCTAGAAAATCAACTGCAAGGGTGGAATAATACCATTAACACTCAGCCAAATAATGTCAATGCTTATGTCCGTCGCGGCATGATTAATTTTAAATTAGGAAAAATTACCGAATCAATTCAAGATTTTGATCATGCAGAAAAGTTAGATTTTCAAATTACTCCTTATCTTTGGCAACGCGGGTTAAGTTATTATTATGCAGAACGATTTGCTGAAGGTGCAAAACAGTTTGAAAAGGATTTAACTGTTAATGCTCAAGATGTGGAAGAAACTGTCTGGAGATATCTTTGTATAGCTAGATTATCCGGTGTTACAGAAGCTCGTAATTCTTTATTACCTGTGAAAAATGATCCGCGAAAAATCATGAAGTCTGTTTATGATTTATTTGCAGGTAATTGTACAACAGATGATGTTTTGAACGTAGGAAAATTGGCAGGATTAAAAGGTAAGTTTTACAGTCATCTCTATTTGGGTTTATATTATGAAGCTGAGAATAATTTAGAGTTAGCGCAGGAATATATAGTTAAAGCTGCGGATGAGTATAAGCTTGATGATTATATGTGGTATTTAGCAGTAGTGCATAAGCAATTACGGGAATGGGATTAA
- a CDS encoding mercuric reductase, with product MSNSESPRVTMRPMDEFNQKLIKNVHPDNWVNPQPADYYDLVVIGGGTAGLVVAAGAAGLDLGLKIALIEKNLMGGDCLNFGCIPSKCLIRSSRVVEEIKKAKDLGINISQKFDVDFATVMERMRRIRASISHHDSVERFKSLGIDVFLGNGKFKSQNTIEVDQQTLKFKKAVIATGARAVKPKIRGIEAAGYLTNETVFSLTQKPEKLAIIGGGPVGCELAQTFQRLGCEVTLFHRGSHILNQEDPEAVEILQKVLIDEGIRLVLNCQLEEVVTVTEGKRLYFSVNSERDSVTVDEILVGAGRAPNVENLNLEVVGVEYDQTFGVKVNDYLQTTNPKIYAAGDICMNWKFTHAADAAARIVIKNTLFSPFGWGRSKLSSLVMPWVTYTSPEIAHVGMYAQEAKELGIEIETIKIPYSRIDRAIADHEESGFLKIHHKKGSDQILGATIVANHAGEMISEITTAIVHQIGLSKLSSVIHPYPTQAEAIKKAADAYRKTLLTPKTKQLLGFLRKFS from the coding sequence ATGTCAAATTCAGAATCTCCAAGAGTCACAATGCGTCCAATGGATGAGTTTAATCAAAAACTAATCAAAAATGTTCATCCCGATAACTGGGTAAATCCCCAACCGGCTGATTATTATGATTTGGTGGTTATTGGTGGGGGAACTGCGGGTTTAGTTGTCGCTGCGGGGGCTGCGGGTTTAGATTTGGGTTTGAAAATAGCATTAATTGAAAAAAATCTCATGGGAGGAGATTGTTTAAATTTTGGTTGTATCCCCTCTAAATGTTTAATTCGTTCTTCTCGTGTAGTTGAAGAAATCAAAAAAGCCAAAGATTTAGGGATTAATATTTCCCAGAAATTTGATGTAGACTTTGCCACAGTTATGGAGAGAATGAGACGTATTCGGGCGAGTATTAGTCATCATGACTCTGTGGAAAGATTTAAAAGTTTAGGAATTGATGTTTTTTTAGGTAATGGTAAATTTAAAAGTCAGAATACTATAGAAGTTGATCAGCAAACCTTAAAATTTAAAAAAGCTGTCATTGCCACGGGTGCTAGGGCTGTGAAACCGAAAATTCGAGGAATTGAAGCCGCAGGTTATTTAACTAATGAAACTGTTTTTTCTCTGACTCAGAAACCGGAAAAATTAGCAATAATTGGTGGTGGTCCTGTCGGTTGTGAATTAGCACAAACATTTCAGCGTTTGGGTTGTGAGGTGACATTATTTCATCGCGGTTCACATATTTTAAATCAGGAAGATCCAGAAGCAGTGGAAATTTTGCAAAAAGTTTTGATTGATGAAGGGATTCGTTTAGTATTAAATTGTCAATTAGAAGAAGTTGTCACAGTTACGGAAGGAAAACGCCTATATTTTTCTGTGAATAGTGAAAGAGATTCAGTGACAGTTGATGAAATATTAGTTGGTGCGGGACGTGCGCCAAATGTGGAAAATTTGAATCTAGAGGTAGTTGGTGTAGAATACGATCAAACCTTCGGTGTGAAAGTAAATGATTATTTGCAAACCACAAATCCGAAAATTTACGCCGCTGGTGATATCTGCATGAATTGGAAATTTACTCATGCGGCAGATGCGGCAGCCCGAATTGTGATTAAAAATACCCTGTTTTCGCCTTTTGGTTGGGGACGATCTAAACTCAGTAGTTTAGTGATGCCTTGGGTGACATATACCAGCCCGGAAATTGCCCATGTGGGGATGTATGCACAGGAGGCGAAAGAATTGGGTATAGAGATAGAAACTATTAAGATACCTTATAGTCGCATAGATCGAGCGATCGCCGATCATGAAGAATCTGGTTTTTTAAAGATTCATCACAAAAAAGGCTCAGATCAAATTCTGGGTGCAACCATAGTTGCTAATCATGCAGGGGAGATGATTTCCGAAATTACCACAGCTATTGTTCATCAAATTGGTTTAAGTAAACTTAGCAGTGTAATTCATCCTTACCCCACCCAAGCAGAAGCCATTAAAAAAGCCGCAGACGCTTATCGCAAGACTTTACTCACACCAAAAACTAAGCAATTATTGGGATTTTTAAGGAAATTTTCTTAA
- a CDS encoding tRNA-(ms[2]io[6]A)-hydroxylase — MLSSPLPTINALKQPTSDAWVEQAIANLDIILLDHSHCERKAAGVALNMMFRYPSNAKMVRELTAIAREELEHFELVNQWLERRQIKLAALSAPPYGAGLKSQVRGQEPQRFLDSLLVTGLIEARSHERLGLLAANCPEPELAQFYRSLMASEARHFGMYWVLADTYYDRKIVMDRLDELAEVESQLLSTLHPEPRIHS; from the coding sequence GTGCTGAGTTCACCTTTACCCACAATCAACGCCCTCAAACAACCTACCAGTGATGCTTGGGTAGAGCAAGCGATCGCTAACCTTGATATTATTTTACTAGATCACTCCCACTGTGAACGCAAAGCCGCAGGAGTAGCATTAAATATGATGTTCCGCTATCCCTCTAATGCTAAAATGGTGAGGGAGTTAACAGCGATCGCTCGTGAAGAACTCGAACACTTTGAACTTGTTAATCAATGGCTAGAACGCCGTCAGATCAAACTAGCAGCCCTATCCGCACCCCCCTACGGTGCGGGGTTAAAATCCCAAGTTCGGGGACAAGAACCCCAGAGATTTTTAGACTCCTTACTCGTCACCGGCTTAATAGAAGCCCGCAGTCATGAACGCTTAGGACTCCTAGCTGCTAACTGTCCAGAACCAGAACTAGCTCAATTTTACCGCAGTTTAATGGCATCAGAAGCCAGACATTTTGGGATGTATTGGGTTTTAGCTGACACCTATTATGATCGAAAAATCGTCATGGACAGATTAGACGAATTAGCAGAGGTGGAAAGTCAATTATTATCAACCTTACACCCAGAACCCAGAATACATAGTTAG
- a CDS encoding NAD(P)/FAD-dependent oxidoreductase, which translates to MVVPNEKNAPHEIVIVGGGFGGLYAAKALANAKVNVTLIDKRNFHLFQPLLYQVATGTLSPSDISAPLRSVFSKSKNTKVLLGEVTDINPKAQRVIFGDESIPYDTLILATGANHSYFGKDNWKEIAPGLKTVEDAIEMRRQIFSAFEAAEKESDPAKRRALLTFVIVGGGPTGVELSGAIAELAYQTLKEDFRNIDTTETKILLLQGGDRILPHIAPELSQVAIESLQKLGVVIHTQTRVTNIENDIVTFKQNGELTEIPSKTILWAAGVQGSALGKILAERTDVECDFSARVIVEPDLTIKDYKNIFVIGDLANFSHQNGKPLPGVAPVAKQQGEYVGKLIKRRLQGRTLPEFKYNDVGSLAMIGQNLAVVDLGFIKLTGFIAWVFWLVIHIYFLIEFDTKLVIVIQWAWNYITRNRRSRLITGKEAFLATQPVNNSGDSQPNKNKQPVNL; encoded by the coding sequence ATGGTTGTTCCCAATGAGAAGAATGCACCACATGAGATTGTTATCGTTGGTGGTGGCTTTGGTGGACTGTATGCCGCCAAGGCTCTTGCGAACGCGAAGGTAAATGTTACTCTCATTGATAAACGTAATTTCCACCTATTTCAGCCGCTTTTATATCAAGTTGCCACAGGTACGCTATCACCTTCGGATATTTCCGCACCACTACGATCTGTATTCAGCAAAAGCAAAAATACAAAGGTGTTGTTAGGAGAAGTAACTGATATTAATCCTAAAGCGCAACGAGTTATTTTTGGTGATGAATCCATACCTTATGATACATTAATTCTAGCCACTGGTGCTAATCATTCCTATTTTGGTAAGGATAATTGGAAAGAAATTGCCCCTGGTTTGAAAACTGTAGAAGATGCGATAGAAATGCGTCGGCAGATATTTTCAGCATTTGAAGCCGCAGAAAAAGAAAGTGATCCGGCAAAACGTCGGGCTTTGTTAACTTTTGTGATTGTGGGGGGAGGTCCGACTGGTGTAGAATTGTCAGGTGCGATCGCAGAGTTGGCATACCAAACCCTCAAAGAAGATTTTCGTAACATTGACACCACAGAAACGAAAATTTTACTATTACAAGGGGGCGATCGCATTCTCCCACACATTGCCCCAGAATTATCGCAAGTAGCAATAGAATCTTTACAAAAATTGGGTGTGGTTATTCACACTCAAACCAGAGTCACAAATATTGAAAATGACATTGTTACTTTCAAGCAAAACGGTGAATTGACAGAAATTCCCTCAAAAACTATCTTGTGGGCAGCAGGTGTGCAAGGTTCGGCTTTGGGGAAAATCCTCGCAGAACGCACAGATGTAGAGTGCGATTTCTCTGCCAGAGTAATTGTAGAACCTGACTTAACTATCAAGGATTATAAAAACATTTTCGTAATTGGAGATCTAGCTAATTTCTCCCATCAAAATGGTAAACCCTTACCGGGTGTTGCCCCCGTAGCTAAACAACAAGGAGAGTATGTAGGTAAACTCATCAAACGACGGCTTCAAGGTCGTACTTTGCCAGAATTTAAATACAATGATGTAGGTAGTTTGGCAATGATTGGGCAAAATTTAGCCGTTGTAGATTTAGGCTTCATCAAACTCACAGGTTTCATTGCTTGGGTATTTTGGCTAGTAATTCACATCTATTTCTTAATTGAGTTTGACACTAAACTAGTAATAGTAATTCAGTGGGCATGGAATTATATTACTCGGAATCGGCGCTCTCGCTTGATTACAGGTAAAGAGGCTTTTTTAGCAACACAACCTGTTAACAATAGTGGCGATTCCCAACCCAACAAAAATAAGCAGCCAGTCAATCTCTAG
- a CDS encoding TIGR04283 family arsenosugar biosynthesis glycosyltransferase, whose protein sequence is MNAQISIIIPTLNEASNIKEAITSSQSSNNVEIIVVDGGSQDQTLLIAKSLNVQVIISPPGRANQMNAGAMAASGEILLFLHADTRLPTNFEQMICTTLAQPGIVAGAFALRINAPDWGLRLVEFGVKWRSHLWQMPYGDQGIFLTKDVFQQVGNFPQMPIMEDFELMRKLKTLGKIYLLPTPVITSPRRWLKKGIIQTTLWNQIIVIAYLLGISPHRIRNWYSSSKL, encoded by the coding sequence ATGAATGCTCAAATTTCTATTATTATTCCCACACTCAATGAAGCGAGTAATATTAAGGAAGCAATTACTAGCAGTCAATCCAGTAATAATGTAGAAATAATTGTGGTTGATGGTGGTTCACAAGATCAAACATTATTAATAGCCAAATCCTTAAATGTTCAGGTGATTATTTCTCCTCCCGGACGTGCTAATCAAATGAATGCAGGTGCTATGGCTGCTAGTGGGGAGATTTTGCTGTTTCTCCATGCTGATACTCGTTTACCGACTAATTTCGAACAGATGATTTGCACAACCTTAGCACAACCGGGAATTGTCGCTGGTGCGTTCGCTTTACGGATAAATGCCCCTGATTGGGGGTTGCGTTTAGTCGAATTTGGGGTAAAATGGCGATCGCATCTTTGGCAAATGCCCTATGGTGATCAAGGTATTTTTCTCACCAAAGATGTATTTCAGCAAGTTGGTAATTTCCCCCAAATGCCAATTATGGAAGACTTTGAACTCATGAGAAAATTAAAAACTCTGGGGAAAATTTATCTATTACCAACACCTGTAATTACCTCACCTCGCAGATGGTTAAAAAAAGGAATTATCCAGACTACTCTTTGGAATCAAATTATTGTCATCGCTTATTTACTAGGGATATCCCCCCATCGAATTCGTAATTGGTACTCTTCTTCAAAATTGTAA
- a CDS encoding sterol desaturase family protein: protein MEYKSLAVFSSIVIFGILETLIPFFQYHQTLLKRVIHNLILGLVNSLLVNLTVILILKSLWKPTLSQGFFYDLNLPWLHFILSFLLLDLYMYTWHRLIHTWGFAWRFHKVHHTDRWMNISTAYRFHPVEVIVSNIPKIGLIYLLGVTPNAWILYESLFAISLVFHHSNFALPFKIDKFLSYFIVTPNYHRAHHCQLTKYLNSNYTSLLTIWDIIFQSRYYPPQPETIQFGVPEETRNFNVISLLKLPFVAVNK, encoded by the coding sequence ATGGAATATAAATCTCTGGCTGTTTTCAGCAGTATTGTGATATTTGGAATCTTAGAAACATTAATTCCCTTTTTTCAATATCATCAAACTTTACTTAAAAGAGTTATTCACAATCTAATTTTAGGTTTAGTAAATTCTTTATTGGTTAACCTCACAGTTATTTTAATCTTAAAATCTCTCTGGAAACCAACTTTATCACAGGGATTTTTTTATGATCTAAATTTACCCTGGTTGCACTTTATTCTCTCTTTTTTGTTGCTAGATTTATATATGTATACGTGGCATAGATTAATCCACACTTGGGGTTTTGCTTGGCGGTTTCACAAAGTTCATCATACAGATAGATGGATGAATATATCCACAGCTTACCGCTTTCATCCGGTAGAAGTAATTGTCTCTAATATTCCCAAAATTGGATTAATTTATCTATTGGGAGTTACCCCAAATGCGTGGATATTATATGAATCTTTATTTGCTATATCCTTAGTTTTTCATCATAGTAATTTTGCTTTACCTTTCAAAATAGATAAATTCCTGAGTTATTTTATTGTTACACCTAATTATCATCGCGCTCATCATTGTCAACTAACAAAATATTTAAATAGTAATTATACAAGTTTATTAACTATCTGGGATATAATATTTCAATCTCGTTATTATCCACCCCAACCAGAAACCATCCAATTTGGTGTACCCGAAGAAACTAGAAATTTTAATGTGATCAGTTTATTAAAATTACCGTTTGTGGCTGTGAATAAATAA
- a CDS encoding type II toxin-antitoxin system VapC family toxin, producing MAYLLDTNIVSLELKNNPKIKQRLKEFQSQEGLLSISCITYFEVKRGLFAVNAIKQLERFDNFCKDYQIIFLDDLAILEKASEIHANLRLRGLPIQTEDILIAATAIVKGFILVSNDSDLLRVEGLSLENWLQE from the coding sequence ATGGCATATTTATTAGATACCAATATTGTCTCCTTAGAACTAAAAAATAATCCCAAAATTAAGCAAAGATTAAAAGAATTTCAATCTCAAGAAGGGTTATTGAGTATCAGTTGCATTACTTACTTTGAAGTTAAAAGAGGTTTATTTGCAGTCAATGCAATTAAGCAATTAGAAAGATTTGATAATTTCTGTAAGGATTATCAAATCATTTTCTTGGATGATTTAGCGATTTTAGAAAAAGCGTCAGAAATTCATGCAAATCTTAGATTAAGAGGATTACCAATCCAAACAGAGGATATTTTAATTGCTGCAACTGCTATTGTTAAAGGATTTATTCTGGTTTCTAATGATAGCGATTTATTGAGAGTTGAGGGATTAAGTTTAGAAAATTGGTTGCAGGAATAA